In a single window of the Coffea eugenioides isolate CCC68of chromosome 3, Ceug_1.0, whole genome shotgun sequence genome:
- the LOC113765704 gene encoding uncharacterized protein LOC113765704, with protein sequence MVSESWFRSLWKPSKKHGVGQEKAIIGVLAFEVASLMSKLVHLWQSLSDKQVAKLREEIMNSTGIRKLVSDDDDYIARLVWTEMMENLAHVARAVGRLSKKCSDPLLKSFEQAFSDLVDCGSDSYGWLLTSKKMDRKMRKMERFIMVNANLYQEMEALADLEQTLRRMKSNDDADSISLVEYEKRVAWKQQEVRHLKQLSVWNRTYDYTILLLARSVFTICSRIAHVFGLSNVVDVAAKQSKNLDSDHIHRSRSVVFMQSSVHPSENNIYRFASGPLNRVTRKSGPVSRTNKVSISGLLGKSLASSSPDSAKHNAISSHSAPLGRSSTKSGPLEKANKSVLKFFQFRNQSSHSQGKSPNSKPNQLITMGPLGGCMMGGNTSPVKNCHLDANLEGITDENIAQHAQNNLVPGKLSIFSSKNKLLTAPPETLGAAALGLHYANIIIVIEKLVVSPHLIGHDARDDLYNMLPASIRSALRSKLKPYSKSLNSSIYDTVLAGEWNEAMTGILEWLAPLAHNTIRWQTERSFEHQNLVSRTNVVLVQTLYFANQEKTEATIAELLVGLNYVWRFGRELNAKALMECTSGTTFDDYLEV encoded by the coding sequence ATGGTTTCTGAATCATGGTTTCGGAGTTTGTGGAAACCATCAAAAAAGCACGGGGTTGGTCAAGAAAAGGCTATAATAGGAGTGTTGGCATTTGAAGTTGCAAGTTTGATGTCTAAACTTGTTCATCTGTGGCAGTCTCTTAGTGATAAGCAGGTTGCTAAGTTGAGGGAAGAAATTATGAATTCAACGGGTATCAGGAAGCTTGTATCGGATGATGACGATTACATTGCGAGGTTGGTATGGACAGAGATGATGGAGAATTTGGCACATGTGGCAAGAGCAGTTGGTCGGCTATCCAAGAAATGCAGTGATCCTTTGTTAAAAAGTTTCGAGCAGGCCTTTAGTGATCTGGTCGACTGTGGTTCTGACTCTTATGGGTGGTTACTCACCTCGAAAAAGATGGATAGGAAAATGAGGAAGATGGAACGATTCATTATGGTTAATGCAAATTTATATCAAGAAATGGAAGCACTTGCTGATCTTGAACAGACTTTGAGGAGAATGAAGAGTAATGATGATGCGGATAGCATTAGTTTGGTTGAGTATGAGAAAAGGGTTGCTTGGAAGCAGCAGGAGGTAAGGCATCTAAAGCAGTTGTCTGTTTGGAACAGGACGTATGATTACACAATTCTACTTTTGGCAAGATCTGTGTTTACAATATGTAGTAGGATAGCGCATGTGTTTGGACTTAGTAATGTGGTTGATGTGGCAGCCAAACAGTCCAAGAACCTTGATTCTGATCATATTCATCGCAGCCGCTCAGTAGTTTTTATGCAGTCATCAGTGCACCCATCGGAAAATAACATTTACAGGTTTGCCTCTGGACCGTTGAACAGGGTAACTAGGAAATCTGGCCCAGTGTCGAGAACAAATAAAGTAAGCATATCTGGCCTTCTTGGAAAATCACTTGCATCGTCAAGCCCTGATTCTGCGAAACATAATGCAATCAGCTCACATTCAGCTCCTCTTGGGAGGTCGTCAACAAAGTCTGGCCCACTTGAGAAAGCAAACAAATCTGTCCTCAAATTCTTTCAATTTCGTAATCAATCATCACATTCTCAGGGTAAAAGCCCAAATTCAAAGCCCAATCAGTTGATTACCATGGGACCCTTAGGTGGCTGCATGATGGGAGGTAATACCTCTCCCGTGAAAAATTGCCATTTGGATGCAAATCTAGAGGGAATCACAGATGAAAATATTGCGCAACATGCTCAGAACAACTTGGTTCCTGGTAAGTTGTCAATCTTCAGTTCCAAAAACAAGCTGTTGACTGCTCCTCCTGAAACTCTTGGTGCTGCAGCATTGGGATTGCACTATGCAAATATTATCATTGTGATTGAAAAGCTTGTTGTATCACCTCACCTGATTGGTCATGATGCAAGAGATGACCTGTACAACATGTTGCCTGCCAGCATCAGATCAGCCCTTAGGTCAAAACTAAAGCCATATTCCAAAAGCTTGAATTCATCCATTTATGATACAGTTCTTGCAGGAGAATGGAATGAGGCAATGACCGGAATTTTAGAGTGGTTAGCTCCACTTGCTCATAACACAATTAGATGGCAGACTGAGCGAAGCTTTGAGCACCAGAATTTAGTTTCCAGAACAAATGTGGTTCTCGTACAAACCCTTTATTTCGCTAATCAGGAAAAGACAGAAGCAACAATTGCAGAGCTTCTTGTTGGTCTCAACTATGTCTGGAGATTTGGTAGAGAACTCAATGCAAAAGCTCTAATGGAATGCACTAGTGGCAcaacttttgatgattatttggaGGTTTAG
- the LOC113764836 gene encoding putative E3 ubiquitin-protein ligase XBAT35 isoform X1, whose product MGQQQSKDELLYQQVSYGNTEGIKALRRDGAGLEWLDKEGKTPLIAACMNPELYNVAKTLVELGANVNAYRPGRHAGTPLHHAAKRGLEQAVKLLLSHGANALVMNDDCQTPLDVARSKGFSNVVRAIESHICLFSGSMRELYGPGFLELLAPQLLSRKVWVVVLPCGSRSLKKPFKLELAIYSNAQDAQPRTIVALWKANMEEPNFSQSDPTVIITGNGTIPRRWRRRRGITYSQVARRTRVKLAAANERDKQQLQWFCNACKGIPQVVHPAFPFNTQVNVAPATAPPEDVELAMAIDASLQSAMRPHLGPHLVSGADASTSRTNSECITANCGSSISGTAPLPKGEKLGYKDQETSASGVVIHHSQIQSDSLGVQSTVQNSVQASFPSAPPVADSAVDDGPIHYPSIDASPLDFSSPPVERVDAKPEERKDTGASSSCVICLDAPIEGACIPCGHMAGCMSCLSEIKAKKWGCPVCRAKIDQVVRLYAV is encoded by the exons atggGGCAACAACAGTCAAAAGATGAATTACTGTATCAGCAAGTGAGTTATGGAAATACTGAAGGGATTAAAGCTCTTCGCAGGGATGGCGCTGGCCTTGAG TGGCTTGATAAGGAAGGGAAGACTCCGTTAATTGCAGCTTGCATGAACCCGGAGCTTTATAATGTTGCAAAGACCTTGGTTGAGTTGGGTGCCAACGTCAATGCTTATCGCCCTG GCCGTCATGCAGGAACTCCTTTACATCATGCTGCAAAAAGAGGACTTGAACAAGCTGTCAAATTACTTCTGTCTCATGGAG CAAATGCACTAGTGATGAATGATGACTGTCAAACGCCACTTGATGTTGCTAGAAGCAAAGGGTTCAGCAATGTTGTCCGTGCAATAGAG AGCCATATCTGCTTGTTCTCTGGTTCCATGCGCGAGCTTTATGGTCCAGGATTTCTTGAACTACTTGCACCACAGTTACTGTCCAGAAAAGT CTGGGTGGTTGTTCTACCATGTGGTTCCCGGAGTCTTAAGAAGCCTTTCAAGTTGGAGCTTGCCATATATTCAAATGCACAG GATGCTCAACCTCGGACAATTGTTGCTTTGTGGAAAGCCAATATGGAGGAACCTAACTTTAGCCAGTCTGATCCAACGGTCATCATAACTGGCAATGGCACTA TCCCAAGACGCTGGAGGAGGCGGCGAGGTATTACATACTCCCAAGTGGCTAGGA GGACACGCGTCAAACTTGCAGCTGCTAATGAAAGAGACAAGCAACAGTTGCAGTGGTTTTGCAATGCATGCAAAGGAATTCCGCAG GTTGTTCATCCAGCATTTCCTTTCAATACTCAAGTTAATGTTGCTCCAGCAACTGCCCCTCCGGAAGATGTGGAATTAGCTATGGCAATTGATGCCTCCCTACAGTCTGCTATGCGTCCACATCTGGGTCCTCACCTGGTATCTGGAGCAGATGCATCCACAAGTAGGACTAATTCTGAATGCATCACGGCTAATTGCGGAAGCTCCATTTCTGGGACAGCTCCACTGCCGAAGGGAGAAAAGCTTGGATATAAAGACCAGGAAACCAGTGCTAGTGGAGTTGTGATTCATCACAGCCAGATACAGAGTGACTCCTTAGGTGTCCAATCAACAGTACAGAACTCTGTGCAAGCCTCCTTTCCATCAGCTCCACCTGTTGCAGATTCAGCTGTAGATGATGGCCCAATTCACTACCCGTCAATTGACGCTAGTCCTCTTGATTTCTCTTCACCTCCTGTGGAGAGGGTAGATGCTAAAccagaggaaagaaaagatacAGGTGCTTCTTCCTCTTGTGTGATATGCTTGGATGCGCCTATTGAAGGAGCATGTATACCTTGTGGTCATATGGCTGGCTGCATGTCTTGTCTAAGtgaaattaaagcaaaaaaatGGGGTTGCCCTGTTTGTCGTGCGAAGATAGATCAAGTTGTACGCCTATATGCTGTTTAA
- the LOC113764836 gene encoding putative E3 ubiquitin-protein ligase XBAT35 isoform X2, with translation MGQQQSKDELLYQQVSYGNTEGIKALRRDGAGLEWLDKEGKTPLIAACMNPELYNVAKTLVELGANVNAYRPGTPLHHAAKRGLEQAVKLLLSHGANALVMNDDCQTPLDVARSKGFSNVVRAIESHICLFSGSMRELYGPGFLELLAPQLLSRKVWVVVLPCGSRSLKKPFKLELAIYSNAQDAQPRTIVALWKANMEEPNFSQSDPTVIITGNGTIPRRWRRRRGITYSQVARRTRVKLAAANERDKQQLQWFCNACKGIPQVVHPAFPFNTQVNVAPATAPPEDVELAMAIDASLQSAMRPHLGPHLVSGADASTSRTNSECITANCGSSISGTAPLPKGEKLGYKDQETSASGVVIHHSQIQSDSLGVQSTVQNSVQASFPSAPPVADSAVDDGPIHYPSIDASPLDFSSPPVERVDAKPEERKDTGASSSCVICLDAPIEGACIPCGHMAGCMSCLSEIKAKKWGCPVCRAKIDQVVRLYAV, from the exons atggGGCAACAACAGTCAAAAGATGAATTACTGTATCAGCAAGTGAGTTATGGAAATACTGAAGGGATTAAAGCTCTTCGCAGGGATGGCGCTGGCCTTGAG TGGCTTGATAAGGAAGGGAAGACTCCGTTAATTGCAGCTTGCATGAACCCGGAGCTTTATAATGTTGCAAAGACCTTGGTTGAGTTGGGTGCCAACGTCAATGCTTATCGCCCTG GAACTCCTTTACATCATGCTGCAAAAAGAGGACTTGAACAAGCTGTCAAATTACTTCTGTCTCATGGAG CAAATGCACTAGTGATGAATGATGACTGTCAAACGCCACTTGATGTTGCTAGAAGCAAAGGGTTCAGCAATGTTGTCCGTGCAATAGAG AGCCATATCTGCTTGTTCTCTGGTTCCATGCGCGAGCTTTATGGTCCAGGATTTCTTGAACTACTTGCACCACAGTTACTGTCCAGAAAAGT CTGGGTGGTTGTTCTACCATGTGGTTCCCGGAGTCTTAAGAAGCCTTTCAAGTTGGAGCTTGCCATATATTCAAATGCACAG GATGCTCAACCTCGGACAATTGTTGCTTTGTGGAAAGCCAATATGGAGGAACCTAACTTTAGCCAGTCTGATCCAACGGTCATCATAACTGGCAATGGCACTA TCCCAAGACGCTGGAGGAGGCGGCGAGGTATTACATACTCCCAAGTGGCTAGGA GGACACGCGTCAAACTTGCAGCTGCTAATGAAAGAGACAAGCAACAGTTGCAGTGGTTTTGCAATGCATGCAAAGGAATTCCGCAG GTTGTTCATCCAGCATTTCCTTTCAATACTCAAGTTAATGTTGCTCCAGCAACTGCCCCTCCGGAAGATGTGGAATTAGCTATGGCAATTGATGCCTCCCTACAGTCTGCTATGCGTCCACATCTGGGTCCTCACCTGGTATCTGGAGCAGATGCATCCACAAGTAGGACTAATTCTGAATGCATCACGGCTAATTGCGGAAGCTCCATTTCTGGGACAGCTCCACTGCCGAAGGGAGAAAAGCTTGGATATAAAGACCAGGAAACCAGTGCTAGTGGAGTTGTGATTCATCACAGCCAGATACAGAGTGACTCCTTAGGTGTCCAATCAACAGTACAGAACTCTGTGCAAGCCTCCTTTCCATCAGCTCCACCTGTTGCAGATTCAGCTGTAGATGATGGCCCAATTCACTACCCGTCAATTGACGCTAGTCCTCTTGATTTCTCTTCACCTCCTGTGGAGAGGGTAGATGCTAAAccagaggaaagaaaagatacAGGTGCTTCTTCCTCTTGTGTGATATGCTTGGATGCGCCTATTGAAGGAGCATGTATACCTTGTGGTCATATGGCTGGCTGCATGTCTTGTCTAAGtgaaattaaagcaaaaaaatGGGGTTGCCCTGTTTGTCGTGCGAAGATAGATCAAGTTGTACGCCTATATGCTGTTTAA
- the LOC113764836 gene encoding putative E3 ubiquitin-protein ligase XBAT35 isoform X3 has protein sequence MGQQQSKDELLYQQVSYGNTEGIKALRRDGAGLEWLDKEGKTPLIAACMNPELYNVAKTLVELGANVNAYRPGRHAGTPLHHAAKRGLEQAVKLLLSHGANALVMNDDCQTPLDVARSKGFSNVVRAIESHICLFSGSMRELYGPGFLELLAPQLLSRKVWVVVLPCGSRSLKKPFKLELAIYSNAQDAQPRTIVALWKANMEEPNFSQSDPTVIITGNGTRTRVKLAAANERDKQQLQWFCNACKGIPQVVHPAFPFNTQVNVAPATAPPEDVELAMAIDASLQSAMRPHLGPHLVSGADASTSRTNSECITANCGSSISGTAPLPKGEKLGYKDQETSASGVVIHHSQIQSDSLGVQSTVQNSVQASFPSAPPVADSAVDDGPIHYPSIDASPLDFSSPPVERVDAKPEERKDTGASSSCVICLDAPIEGACIPCGHMAGCMSCLSEIKAKKWGCPVCRAKIDQVVRLYAV, from the exons atggGGCAACAACAGTCAAAAGATGAATTACTGTATCAGCAAGTGAGTTATGGAAATACTGAAGGGATTAAAGCTCTTCGCAGGGATGGCGCTGGCCTTGAG TGGCTTGATAAGGAAGGGAAGACTCCGTTAATTGCAGCTTGCATGAACCCGGAGCTTTATAATGTTGCAAAGACCTTGGTTGAGTTGGGTGCCAACGTCAATGCTTATCGCCCTG GCCGTCATGCAGGAACTCCTTTACATCATGCTGCAAAAAGAGGACTTGAACAAGCTGTCAAATTACTTCTGTCTCATGGAG CAAATGCACTAGTGATGAATGATGACTGTCAAACGCCACTTGATGTTGCTAGAAGCAAAGGGTTCAGCAATGTTGTCCGTGCAATAGAG AGCCATATCTGCTTGTTCTCTGGTTCCATGCGCGAGCTTTATGGTCCAGGATTTCTTGAACTACTTGCACCACAGTTACTGTCCAGAAAAGT CTGGGTGGTTGTTCTACCATGTGGTTCCCGGAGTCTTAAGAAGCCTTTCAAGTTGGAGCTTGCCATATATTCAAATGCACAG GATGCTCAACCTCGGACAATTGTTGCTTTGTGGAAAGCCAATATGGAGGAACCTAACTTTAGCCAGTCTGATCCAACGGTCATCATAACTGGCAATGGCACTA GGACACGCGTCAAACTTGCAGCTGCTAATGAAAGAGACAAGCAACAGTTGCAGTGGTTTTGCAATGCATGCAAAGGAATTCCGCAG GTTGTTCATCCAGCATTTCCTTTCAATACTCAAGTTAATGTTGCTCCAGCAACTGCCCCTCCGGAAGATGTGGAATTAGCTATGGCAATTGATGCCTCCCTACAGTCTGCTATGCGTCCACATCTGGGTCCTCACCTGGTATCTGGAGCAGATGCATCCACAAGTAGGACTAATTCTGAATGCATCACGGCTAATTGCGGAAGCTCCATTTCTGGGACAGCTCCACTGCCGAAGGGAGAAAAGCTTGGATATAAAGACCAGGAAACCAGTGCTAGTGGAGTTGTGATTCATCACAGCCAGATACAGAGTGACTCCTTAGGTGTCCAATCAACAGTACAGAACTCTGTGCAAGCCTCCTTTCCATCAGCTCCACCTGTTGCAGATTCAGCTGTAGATGATGGCCCAATTCACTACCCGTCAATTGACGCTAGTCCTCTTGATTTCTCTTCACCTCCTGTGGAGAGGGTAGATGCTAAAccagaggaaagaaaagatacAGGTGCTTCTTCCTCTTGTGTGATATGCTTGGATGCGCCTATTGAAGGAGCATGTATACCTTGTGGTCATATGGCTGGCTGCATGTCTTGTCTAAGtgaaattaaagcaaaaaaatGGGGTTGCCCTGTTTGTCGTGCGAAGATAGATCAAGTTGTACGCCTATATGCTGTTTAA